From Microbacterium sp. LWH7-1.2:
ACGCCAGAGACGACGAGTTCATGGACAGCTTCGACAACGTCGGAGAAGACGGCGAGAGCGACGCCGAGAAGCGCACATCGCTCCGCACTCCGGGCACCGGAGTCACCTGGGGAGTCGTCCGCGAGAACGTCATGGACTACTACCTCTTCCTGCCACAGCGGGACAGGGTGATGATCGCACTCCGCTACTTCGACGACCTCAAGCACGCTACCGTCGCCGAACTCCTCGGCGTGCAGACCGCCACCGTGAGACAGCGGGACAAGGTCCTGCGTGACGAGTGGACCACGGTCGCCCGCAACCAGTACGCCGAGCACCCCACGCCGCTGCCAGAACGTCGAACCAACATCCAGTGGGAACCGTCCGAAGCCCTCACCGCCTACATTCGTGACCGGTGGCGCAAAGACATCCACGAGTACCTCGGCATCGTCACCATCGCGTTCCGCGAAGACATCGGATACCTGTCCCAGATCCTCGGCTCGGAACGCACGTACGCCGCCGACGCGCACGCCAGCAGCCGCATCCTCTCGCCCTACCAAGACGCGCAGATCGACAAGTGGTACGCCGCCGGCATGAGCATGCGCGAGATCGCCCGCGACCTCGGCGTCGCATACCACCTCGTCACCGAGTACGTGAAGAGCGGACGAACCTCCGCAGCCGCCTGACAGGAGAGGGCACGGCGGGGCAAACTGAGCGAATGAAGCAGACCGATGCACCCACGATCGGCAATCTCATCAGCGAACTGCAGAAGTACGACCCCGCGTTCGTCATCACCTTCGGCTCGGACGAGCCGCCCGAGGGCGTGGACGAGGTAGTCGACCTCGTCACGCGAGAGCCATACTGGCGGGAAGCGAGCAAAGCGTGAACAGTGGTCCGCTGATCGGCGTGGATGGCGTCTTCGACCCGGACGCCATGCAAGTAGATGTCGCTCGCATCGGTGGGCTAATCGCAGATGATCCCGACGACGACGCCGGCGCGAATGAGTTGGTGCGGATCTTCGAGGCGTCGGGACGATCACGGCAGTACGCGGCATCGGTCGCGGACGCGGTAACCCGCGACGTCACCGAATTCGCTCTCAACCACCCTCCGTCATCGATGGCGGTTCGCCTGAATCGCCGGCTAGGCCTCGTCCGGCAGGCGGCGCGGGACATCCTGGCGTAGTCCGCAGAAAGTCCGCAGAAGTGCCAGCGGAGCGCACCGCCCCCCAACCATGCCCAATCATGGATTGAGCCCCTGACCAGGCATATCGGCGCGCGCCAACGAATGCCAACCTTCGCCAACTGCGGCGTGCACAGAACCCGGCGTACAGGCCGGCCCATTCGCCCTCCGCCAGACCGCGCCGCACCCGCGCGGCCCGCCCCGACGTCGCGGCGGCCGCGTCAGCCGCGCGCGAGCGCGGCGGCGCCGATGATGCCCGCGTTGTTGCGGTGCACCGCCGGCACGATGGGCGTCTTGAGGTCGAGCAGATGCAGGAACTTGTCGGAGTGCTTCGACACGCCCCCGCCGACGACGAACAGGTCGGGGCTGAAGAGGAACTCGATGTGGCTGTAGTACCACTGCAGCCGTTTCCCCCACTGCTCCCACGTGAGGTGGTCACGCTCCATCGCGGAGTACGCGGCGTAGGCCTCGGCATCCTTCCCATGACGGGCGCGCTGCACGTGGCCGAGCTCCGAGTTCGGCACCAGCACGCCGTCGTACAGCAGCGCCGAGCCGATCCCGGTGCCGAGCGTGGTGAGGATCGTGAGTCCTGGCCGATCCTTCGCGGCGCCGTAGCGGACCTCGGCGACGCCCGCGACGTCCGCGTCGTTCGCGAAGTGGATGTCGCGGCCCAGGCCGTCCTCGAAGAACTTCTCGGCCTCGAAGTCGATCCACTGCTCCGACACGTTCGCGGCCGACAGGGTGCGGCCGTGCTTGACGATCGCGGGGAACGCGACACCGAGAGCGACCGACGGGTCGTCGGCGACCCCCAGGGTCGAGAGGACCTCGGTGACCGCCGCCAGCACGTCGGGCGGATGGGCGCCGGCGGGGGTCGCGACCTTCACGCGATCGCTGACGAGTTCGCCCCTGTCGAGGTCGACGATCCCTGCCTTGATTCCGGTACCGCCGATGTCCACGCCGACGGCGCGTGCCGCGTCAGATGCCATGCCGACAGCCTATCGACGCCGACGGCGTCGCCGACGAGGCGTGCGTCAGTAGGATCGTGCCGAGGGCGACCAGCCCGCGATGCGAGGAGCGTGCAGGATGACCAGCGGCAGCGACAAGTACTGGTACAACCTCAAGACCGGTGAGGTCGAGAAGGGCTTCGAATCGCCCGCGCCCGACCGCGCCGGCCCCTTCGACACTCCCGAGGAGGCGGCGAAGGCCCCCGAAGTGATCAAGGAGCGTTCGCGGGCGTGGGCGGCGGAGGAGGCTCGCGAGGACTCGTGGGGCGCCGACACGGTGTCAGGCGAGGGCGCCGGCGACCAGTAGTCTGGCTTTCACCGCGGTCGTATTGACACCTCGGGCGATCCGGCACCGGAGAGGACGCGATGGACAAGCAGCGTGACTTCGTTCTGAGGACCATCGAAGAACGAGGCGTGAAGTTCGTACGGCTGTGGTTCACAGACGTGATCGGCACGCTGAAGTCCGTCGCCATCGCCCCCGCCGAAGTGGAGGGCGCCTTCAGCGAAGGCCTCGGATTCGACGGCTCCGCCATCGAGGGTCTGACGCGCTCCTACGAGTCGGACCTCCTGGCGCACCCTGACCCGACCACGTTCCAGATCCTGCCCTGGCGCGGCGAGATCGACCCGACCGCGCGCATGTTCTGCGACATCACCACGCCCGACGGGCAGCCGGCCGTCGCCGACCCGCGCCACGTGCTCAAGCGCACCTTGGCGAAGGCCGCCGACGCGGGGTTCACGTTCTACACCCACCCCGAGATCGAGTTCTACCTGCTGAAGTCCTCGTCCTTCGGCACCGAGGGTCCCGAGCCCGTCGACTCGGCCGGCTACTTCGACAACGTCCCCGGCGGCACCGCCCACGACTTCCGCCGGCGCTCGGTCCGCATGCTCGAAGACCTCGGCATCTCCGTGGAGTTCAGCCACCACGAGGGCGGCCCTGGCCAGAACGAGATCGACCTGCGCTACGCGGACGCCCTCACCACCGCCGACAACATCATGACGTTCCGCACCGTCATCAAAGAGGTCGCGATCGAGCAGGGCGTCTACGCGACGTTCATGCCGAAGCCGATGACGGGCAAGCCCGGCAGTGGCATGCACACGCACATGTCGCTGTTCGAAGGCGATGTCAACGCGTTCTACGAAGAGGGCGCGCAGTACCAGTTGTCCAAGGTCGGCCGCCAGTTCATCGCCGGCCTGCTGCGCCACGCGAACGAGATCTCGGCCGTCACGAACCAGTTCGTCAACTCGTACAAGCGCCTGTGGGGCGGCGACGAGGCGCCCAGCTTCATCTGCTGGGGCCACAACAACCGCTCGGCCCTCGTTCGCGTGCCGCTGTACAAGCCCAGCAAGGGCCAGTCGTCGCGTGTCGAGTACCGCGCGCTCGACTCCGCCGCGAATCCCTACCTTTCGTTCGCGCTCATGCTGGCGGCGGGCCTCAAGGGCATCGAGAACGAGTACGAGCTCCCCTCTGAGGCGGAGGACAACGTCTGGTCGCTGACGGATGCTGAGCGCCGGGCTCTCGGCTACGCCCCGCTGCCGGCGAGCCTCGACCACGCGCTGGAGTACATGGAGGAGTCCGAGCTCGTCGCCGAGACCCTCGGCGAGCAGGTCTTCAATTACGTGCTGCTCAACAAGCGCCGCGAGTGGCAGGAGTATCGCTCGCAAGTGACCCCCTTCGAGCTCAAGAGCAACCTCGAGATGCTCTGAGGCCGGCTGACGCATGTCCGCGAGCGACCGGCCGGCGTCCCTGACCCCACTCGCCCGCCTGGGCTTCAGCCGTCTCACGGATGCCGAGGAGCTCCTCCACGAGCTGTCGACCCTGCTCGAGACGACACGCGACGTGCTGCTCGATGGCGCCGCCCACGCGGCGGACCCTGACGAGGCACTCAATGCGCTCGCCCGCATCGCGCGTCGCGACGCCGCGTCCGTCCAGCGCGCCCGTGAGCGGCCCGCGGCCTGGCGCGCGCTGTGGGCGCTGCTCGGCGCGTCGACCGGCTTCGGCGAGTTCTTCTTCCGGCACCCCGCAGAGGTCGACCAGCTCGCCGACGCGGGGGAGCGACTGCCCACGCCGGAGGAGCTGCGCTCGGAGCTGCTCGCGTCGATCGACGCCGTCGACGGATTCGCCGCCGAGGGCGGCGAGGGCGCCTGGGTCGCGCTGCGCGTGCGGTACCGCCGCATGCTCGCGCGCATCGCCGCGTACGACCTCTTGAGCCCGGCACCGGTCGACGAGGTGGCATCCGTGTCGGCACGACTCGCGGATGCCGCGGGCGCGGCGCTCGAGGCATCCCTCGCGGTCGCCCGCACGCGCGTGTCGGGAGGCGCCGTCGGCGCGGGGCTGTTCCCGCGCGACCAGGTGGCGCGCGCGAAGCTCGCGATCATCGGCATGGGGAAGACCGGAGCGCGTGAACTCAACTACGTCAGCGACGTAGACGTCATCTTCGTGGGCGGGGGCGACGACGAGGCGATCGAGGAGCTCGGCGAGAGCCGCATCGTCGACATCGCGACACGACTGGCGGTTCAGACGATGCGCGGCATCTCGGGCGTCGAGATCGAGCCGCCGCTGTGGGAGGTCGACGCGAACCTGCGGCCGGAGGGCAAGCAGGGTGCGCTGGTGCGCACGCTCGACTCGCACCTGGCGTACTACGACCGCTGGGCGAAGAGCTGGGAGTTCCAGGCACTGCTGAAGGCGCGGCCCATCGCGGGCGACGAAAGCCTCGCGCAGGCGTACATCGAAGCGGTGCAGCCGAAGGTGTGGACGAGTGCCGCCCGTGAGAACTTCGTCGACAGCGTGCAGCGCATGCGCGAGCGTGTGACCGAGCACATCCCGCCCGCCGACGTGCCGTATCAGCTCAAGCTCGGACCAGGCGGCATCCGCGACATCGAGTTCACCGTCCAGCTCCTGCAGCTCGTGCACGGCCTCTCGGACGATCGCATCCGTCAGCGCGGTACGCTCGCGGCGCTGGACGCGCTTGTGGCCGAGGGGTACATCGGCCGTGCCGAGGCATCCGCCTTCTCGCGTGACTATCGCGTCCTGAGGCTGCTCGAGCATCGCGTGCAGCTGCGCCAGCTGCGCCGCACGCACCTGATGCCGTCGCGTCCGGAGGAGCTTCGCGTCCTCGCGCGCGCGACGGGCCTCGCCGACACCGGTGACGGGATCTGGCACCTGTGGGAGTCCGTCAAGCGCGAGGTGCGCGACATCCATGTCCGGCTCTTCTATCGCCCGCTGCTGTCGGCGGTCGCCGCACTGCCGGCCGACGAGCGCGTGCTGTCGACCGCGCAGGCCCACGACCGTCTCGCGGCGATCGGCTTCGCCGACCCCGCGGGTGCGCTGCGCCACATCGCCGCGCTCACCACCGGCCTGAGCCGCAAGGCGACCATCCAGCGGCACCTGATGCCCGTCATGATCCGCTGGTTCGCCGACGGCGTCGATCCGGATTACGGCCTCCTGGCCTTCCGTCGGCTCAGCGAGCGGCTCGGAGACACCCACTGGTTCCTGCGCATGCTGCGGGACTCCTCGGGCGCCGCCGAGAGCCTCTCCCGAGTGCTGTCCGGCTCTCGCTACGTGGGGGAGCTCATCGAGTGGATCCCCGAGTCGGCCGCGTGGCTGGACGACCCGGAGCTGCTGCGTCCCCGTTCGGGAGCGGCGCTGCAGCAGGAGGCACGGGCGATCCAGACCCGGCATGACACCACGGTCGACGCGATGCGCTCGGTGCGAGCGCTGCGACGCCGCGAGCAGCTGCGCATCGCGATGGGGGCGATCCTCGGAAGCGTGACGATCGAGGAGGTCGCGGACTCGCTCACGACCATCACAGACGTCACGATCCAGGCGACCCTGCGGGCGGTGCGCCGTGAGGTCGTGCCCGCCGAGGACGCCGCCCTCGACTTCTCGGTCATCGCGATGGGACGCTTCGGCGGCGCGGAGCTCGGCTTCGGCTCCGACGCCGACGTCATGTACGTCTATCGGCCCAACGGCGTCGACCCGCAGCGCGCGCACGAGCTCGCCCTGAAGCTCGTCGCCGCGCTGCGCACCCACTCCGAGGACCACCGCGTCCCGCTCGAGCTCGACGCGGACCTGCGCCCGGAGGGCCGCAGCGGCCCGCTCGCCCGCTCGCTCGAGGCGTACGAGGAGTATTACCGCCGATGGGCGCTGTCGTGGGAGGCGCAGGCGCTGCTGCGGGCGCGCGGGGTCGCCGGGAGCGTCAAGCTCATCGGCGACTTCATGAAGCTCGCCGATCGAGTGCGCTACCCCGAGAGGGTCGACCTCGCCGCCACGCGGGAGATCAAGCGCATCAAAGCCCGTGTCGAGAGCGAGCGGCTGCCACAGGGCGTCGACCCATCGCGACATCTCAAGCTCGGCCCCGGCTCGCTCAGCGACGTCGAGTGGCTCGTCCAGCTGCTGCAGCTGCAGCACGCCCACGCCGTGCCCGAGATGCGCACGACGTCCACGCTGGGGGCGCTGCGTGCCGCCGAGAGCGCCGGACTCATCCCCGCCAGCGCCGCGGACCGCCTCGCGGAGGCCTGGCGCCTCGCGAGCCGCCTCCGCTCGGCCAACACGCTGCTGTCGGGGCAGACGAGCGACGTGCTCCCGGTCGACCGCAAGAAGCTCGACGGCATCGGCCGGCTCCTCGAATATCCGCCGCGGTCAGCCACGCAGGTCGAGGAGGACTACCTCGGCACCACGCGTCGCGCACGTCGCGTGTTCGAGAAGCTCTTCTACGGCTGACACGGATGCTGCGACCCGCGCCCGCTCACGGGCCGGGGCAGTGCGGGATGCCGTCGACGCGGTCGCCCTCCAACGGGCTGCCCGTGACGGCGGCGACCACGCGCACCGCCCGATCCCAGTAGCGGGCGTAGTGATTCGGGTCGGCGTTGACCTGCGTGGGGTGGGCGACGAGGGTCGGCTCCACCGCAGCCCGGTCGGGTACGCGTGCCGCCATGGCTCGATAGAACACCGTCGCGGCCGTGTACGGATCGAGGCGCGCCTCGCGCGTTCCCCAGGAGTCCTGCTGCTGGAACAGACCGATCGAGGTGGTGCGGGAGCCGTCAGGGTTGATGACGCCGCTCGTCTCCCAGTCGCCGTAGTCGATGTTGCGCAGCGATGATTCGCCCATCGCCGTCATCACCGCGATCGTCTGGTCTCTCGCATCGAATCCGAGGTCCCTGCCGGCGGCGAGGATCGTGCAGGCGTTCGTGAGCTGCTCGAAGCGATACCCGGCGACCGCGGGCTCGATGATCGGCGGCGGGACGGGCGCACCATCGTCCGGGGCGAGCGCGAAGTCGTCCGCCCACGACATCCGGAAGCTTCCCGCGAGGAGCGCCGCACCCACCAGGACGGCGGCGAACCGGATCACCGGAACGGCGATCGCCGCCGCGACCGGCCACCCGCGGCCACGCCGGCGGGCGTGACGCCGCGGCCTGCGCCTGCGCGCCGCCGGCGACCGACGCGTGGTGCGCCGTCGTGCCGTCGCGGTGGTGCGGGTGGGCATCGTGTTCGCCTTCTGTCGGTCCGGGCGCGGATGCGCTCGTTCAGCCTAGGCCGCGCCCCGGGTCGCGGCATCCTTCTCCCAGCGAACGCAGAAGCGGGCCCCGGTCTCCCGGGGCCCGCTTGCGGCGCTGGAACGTCAGACGCCGAAGTACAGCTCGTACTCGAACGGGTGCGGACGCGCGTTGAGCGGCTGGATCTCGTTCTCGATCTTGTACTCGATCCACGTCTCGATGAGCTCGGGCGTGAACACGCCGCCCTTGAGCAGGAACTCGTGGTCGGCGCGGAGCGCCTCGAGCGAGTCGAGCAGCGAGTTCGGCACCTGCGGGATGTTCTTCGCCTCCTCGGGGGGAAGCTCGTACAGGTCCTTGTCGACCGGCTCGTGCGGCTCGATGCGGTTCTGGATGCCGTCGAGGCCCGCCATCAGCTGCGCGGCGAAGGCGAGGTACGGGTTGCCCGAGGCGTCCGGCGCACGGAACTCGATGCGCTTGGCCTTGGGGTTGGAGCCTGTGATCGGGATGCGGATGGCCGCCGAGCGGTTGCCGGCCGAGTACACCAGGTTGACCGGAGCCTCGTAGCCCTTCACGAGACGCTTGTACGAGTTGAGCGTCGGGTTGGTGAAGGCCAGCAGCGCCGGCGCGTGCGCCAGGATGCCGCCGATGTACCAGCGCGCCAGGTCGGAGAGCTGCGCGTAGCCCTTCTCGTCGTAGAAGAGCGGCTTGCCGTCGAGCCACAGGGACTGGTGCGTGTGCATGCCCGAGCCGTTGTCGCCGAAGAGCGGCTTGGGCATGAAGGTCGCGACCTTGCCCCACTCGTTCGCCACGTTCTTGACGATGTACTTGAACTTCAGGATGTCGTCGGCCGCGTGCACCATGGTGTCGAAGCGGTAGTTGATCTCCTGCTGGCCGCCGGTGCCCACCTCGTGGTGCGCGCGCTCGAGGTGCAGACCCGACTCGATGAGGTGAAGGCTGATGTCGTCACGCAGGTCGGCCGTCTTGTCGACCGGGGAGACCGGGAAGTACCCGCCCTTGAACGGGGTCTTGTTGGCGAGGTTGCCGCCCTCTTCGGCGCGGCCGGTGTTCCAGGCGCCCTCTTCGGAGTCGACCGAGTAGAAGCTGGAGTTCTGCTTCACTTCGTAGCGGACGTCGTCGAAGATGTAGAACTCGGCCTCGGGCGCGAAGAACGCGGTGTCGGCGATGCCGGTCGAGGCGAGGTACTTCTCAGCCTTCTTGGCGACCTGACGCGGGTCCTTCGAGTAGATCTCGCCGTTGCGCGGGTTGTAGATGTCGAAGACCATGACGAGCGTCTTCGCCTCACGGAACGGGTCGAGGTACGCCGTCGACACGTCCGGGATCAGCTGCATGTCCGATTCGTGGATGTTCGCGAAGCCCCGGATGGAGGAGCCGTCGAACAGCTGGCCGACCGTGAAGAACTCTTCGTCGACGGTGGAGGCCGGGATGTTGAAGTGCTGCTGCACGCCAGGAAGATCCGTGAAACGGATGTCGAGGAACTTGACGTCCTCGTCCTTGATGAACTTCAGCACCTCGGATGAATCTTTGAACATGAAGACTCCAGAGGTAGGGCATTCGGATCCGCCCGTACGGGCCGGGCACTTTGGCAACGTACCCGCAGGGCATTGCCCTCCAGTATCACTTGTGTTTCAGGGATGTTACGGCGACCTGGGTACGCTGGGGAAGTGACGCAGAGCACCCAGGACTACCCCGGCGAACGCCTCGGACTGCCTCGTGAGGGCACCGGATCCATCGGCCGTCTGGGCCGCCGCGTCGGCGCTCTCTTCCTCGATTACGGCGCCGCGTACCTCATCTCCGGCTTCTTCGGATGGGACCCGCTGGCGATCCTCGCGATCTTCGCCGCCGTCCAGATCGTGTTCCTGCCGACGTTGCAGGGGAGCCCCGGTCATCGCATCTTCGGTCTGCGTCTCGTGCGCCTCGACGGCATGTGGGTGGGCCTGTGGCGTCCCGTGATCCGCACCGCCCTCCTGGTCCTGGCGATCCCCGCGGTCATCTGGGACGCCGACCAGCGGGGCCTCCACGACAAGGCCGCAGGCACGGTGCTCATCCGCTCCTGAGACGACAGAACCCGGCCGGCGTCTCCGCCGGACCGGGTTCGTGCGCGTACGCTCAGCGTGGACGCGGCGCGCGGACCTTCGTGGGGTCGATGCCCTTCGGGATCGGCAGCGACGTGAGCGACTGCGAGACCGACTCGACGCGCTTGATGACCGCGGCCATCGTCGCCCGGTCGATCTTCGTAGGCAGCGCCTTGATGGTCGGCGCCAGCTTGGAGATCGGCGTCTCGCCCTCGCCGTGCCCCACGTACAGAACGGTCAGGGGAACGCCGGAAGCGACGCGCTGCACCTTGGAGCGCTCGTCGTTCACGAGGCGGGTGAGGCGGCCGCGGGCACCCTCGCCGACGATCACGACGCCGCCGCGACCGATCGCGCGGTAGACGGCCTCCTGCGTCTTGGGGTTGATGCCCACCGGCATCTCACTGGCCTGCCACTTGCGGCCCAGCGACGTCGAGAGGACGTGACCGGTGGCACCCGGCATCCCGTCGATCTTCTTGTACATGGCCCGCGTCGACAGACGCGTCATCGTCATCATCGACGCGAGGACGCCCAGCATGAGGCCGGTGACGCCCCACAGGATGACGCTCCAGATGGCGACCGGCGGGATGAGGAAACCGATGCCGACGCCCACGGCGATGCCGAGCAGGAGGATGCCGATCAGCAGGAACGGCAGCCAGCGGAACTCCTTCTGCGTGAAGGTGTAGAGGGTGCGGATCTGGGAGAAGAATCCCGGGCCCTTCTCGGGGGCGGAACTGCGCGCGGCCATAGCCTCCAGCCTACCTTTTCGCGGGCTCCTGCTCGGCTCCTCCCCAGCCGGGGAGGCACAGCATCCATCCACAGCCGTCGCGGGAGCGAGACGGCCGGGGAGCACGGCGCCGCACACTGGCGACATGACGACCGCCGACGGCTCGCTCAGGAGCCCCTACCGCGCCATCCGCGCGGTGCGGGCGCGGGATGACGGCCCTTGGCCGGGCACTCTTGTCCGCACCGCCGGGGGCGACGCGTGGGTGCTCGTGGACGCCGCCGTCCTCGGCCCGCAGTGGAGAGGATGGGAAGCCGCACCCGACGGCCACGTGCTGGCTCCGGTCGACGTCGTGCGACGCCTCGACGGACACGATGTCGTGCTGCCGGTGTGCCCCGAGCGCCTCGAGGACTTCGTGCGCCGACGTGCCGCGCGGATGCCGCTCAGCCTGGGTGAGGCCGTCACGCTGGGCGTGAGCGTCCTGCGCGGCTGCGCGCAGATCGCGAACGAGCCCGAGGCTGCGGGCGACTGGTGGCTCGACGACGCCGGCAGGCCCGTGCTGGCGACGGATGCCTCGGCCCGGCGGGCGTTCGAAGCGTCAGCGGGCGTCCTCGAGCAGGTGAGTGTCGACCCGCCGGCCCAGCGCACGTGGCAGACCGCGCTGCGCGCGGTCACCGCGGAGCGCATCTCGGTCCACGAGCTGGAGGCGGTCGAGGAGGCGCTGTTCGCCCTGGCTGACGCGGAGCCGCTCAGTGCGGTCAGCCTCGGCCCCCGGAGCGCCACCGAGGCCGTTGCTCGTGCCCATGAAGAGACGCGCGTGGCCGGCGTGCCACATGAGCCCGCACCGCGTTCGATGTGGCAGACGCTCGTCGCCGGCGTGGACGACGAACTCGCGGACTCCGTGTCGCGCGCGACGACAGCGCTGTGGCGGCGACTGCGGCGCACGGGGGACGGAGCGAAGACCGGGTCGCGACGCGCGCCGTGGCTTGTCGGCGGAGCCGTCGCGGCGGCAGTCCTCGCCGGCGGCGCGCTGTGGCCGACCGCGAGCGGGGTCGCGACCGACGACCGAGCGAGCGCTGCGCCGACCGCGTCACCCGAGCCCGCAGCATCCGTTCCGGCCGCTTCCGCCCCACCGGCGACATCGGCTGGCGGGGCGCCGGCGGGGGAGTCCGCCGACCTCGCTCGGATCACGGGAGAGCTGCTGGACGCACGCAACGCCTGCGCCGGCGACGACGACGCCTGCCTCACGGACGTGACCGTGGACGCGATGCCGCTGGCCGGCGGCGCCATCGACCTGCCCGCCGCGGGGCGCAGCGTGACGCCCCTCGATGACTTCGGCGACATCGCGGTGCTCCGGGTGGATGCGAGCGACGCGGCCGTCCCGTCGCAGATGGTCGTCATCCTGCGCACAGACCAGAAATGGCTGCTGCGCGACGTCTCCGACGTCGCGCAGCAGCCCTAGATGTGATGTCCAGGCAGGTTGTTGATCCTGCTGATGGGTGGGGCTCCGATTGCGGAGTGTCGCCTGTGGTGATTGTAGAAGTGGATCCAGCCGGGCAGGGCGTCGCGGCGTTCGGTCTCTGACGGGTAGAACTTCGCGTAGGCCCATCCGTCGGCCAGCGTGCGGTGGAAGCGCTCGATCTTGCCGTTGGTCTGCGGGCGGTACGGGCGGGTGCGCTTGTGTCTGATGCCGAGGTCGGCGCAGGCGTCTCGCCAGGCAAGGGACCGGTAGCAGGAGCCGTTGTCGGAAAGGACGCGCTCGACGGTCACGCCGTGATCGGCGAAGAACGCGATCGCGCGGGTGAGGACGCCGACGGCAGTCTCGGCTCGCTCGTCGTCGTGCTCTTCGACATAAGCCACCCGCGAGTTGTCGTCGACGACGGTGTGGAAGAACCCGGTGCCGGTCCTCGGCTTGTGGTCCTTGCCGCGCGGCAGTCCTGGCGTCTCGAGCTTGTTCCGGGCGCCCTGCTGCCGTCCGACGAACCGGTGCCCGCCGCCGTCGGGGATGCGACCGAACTTGGTGACATCGACGTGGATCAGTGCGCCGGGATGGTCGTGCTCATAACGGCGGATCGGCTCCCCGGTGACCCGGTCGATCGCGGAGAGGCGGTTGAGGCCGCAACGCACCAGAACCGCGTGAACGGTCGACGGAGCCAGACCGAGCTCACCGGCGATCTGGACCGGGCCCAGCCGACGCCGCCAGCGGGCCTTCACGATCTTCTTCACAACCGGCGACGGCGTCTTCGCAGGCATCGAGCGGGGGCGGCTCGACCGATCCGACATCCCCGCCGGCCCCTCGGATCGGAATCTGGCCGCCCACTTCCGGGCTGTCACGGTCGAGACCATGAACATCTTCGCTGCCACCTGCAGTGGCCACCCCTCGTCGACGATAAGGCGCGCGAGGCGCAGTCGGGCACGGGGAGTCAGAGCAGCGTTAGCGTGGGACACGAGGGCCTCCTGCGTTCGTGAAGCGGTTGAACTAGACAGCTCCACTTCACAACCGGGAGGCCTTCGCTACTCAGCTACTCCGGGCGTGTCCCGAAACAACGTCCCTGGACATCACACCTAGAAGCGGGAACCGCCCCGATCAGATGCCCAGGTTGCCCTCGAACGCGGCGGCCTCCAGGCGCGTCTTCACGGCACCGAGGAAGCGCGCAGCGTCCGCACCGTCGATGACGCGGTGGTCGTACGACAGCGCGAGGTAGACGTACGAGCGCACCGAGATCGCGTCCTTGCCGTCGACCGTCACGACGCCGGGACGCTTGACGACCACGCCGGTGCCGAGGATCGCGGTCTGGGGCAGGAACACGACGGGGGTGTCGAACAGCGCGCCGCGCGAACCGGTGTTGGTCAGCGTGAACGTGCCGCCCGCGAGCTCGTCGGGCTTCAGCTTGTTGTCGCGCGTACGCGCGGCGAGGTCGGCGATCTCGTGAGCGATCTGGGCGAGGTTCTTGCCCGCCGCGTCACGGAGCACCGGAGTCAGGAGTCCGCGCTCGGTGTCGACCGCGATGGAGAGGTTCTCCGTCGCCGGGTAGACGATCTGATCGCCGTCCACCGTCGAGTTGACGACGGGGTACGCCTGGAGCGCCTCGGCGGCGGCCAGCGCGAAGAACGGCAGGAACGACAGCTTGTCGCCGGTCTTCGCCAGGAAGTCGTTCTTCACCTTGTCGCGGAAGGTCGCGAGCTTCGTGACGTCCACCTCGACCACCGAGGTCAGCTGCGCCGTCGACTGCATCGACTCCACGGCCCGCGAGGCGAGCACCTTGCGAAGACGCGACATCGGCTGGGTGGTGCCGCGCAGCGGCGACACCTCGAGCGGCGCGGGCGCGGGCGCAGCCGCAGCAGCGGCAGGAGCGGACGCCGCGGCCTCCGCCGCCTTGAGCACGTCCTCCTTGCGGATGCGACCGCCGACGCCG
This genomic window contains:
- the glnA gene encoding type I glutamate--ammonia ligase → MFKDSSEVLKFIKDEDVKFLDIRFTDLPGVQQHFNIPASTVDEEFFTVGQLFDGSSIRGFANIHESDMQLIPDVSTAYLDPFREAKTLVMVFDIYNPRNGEIYSKDPRQVAKKAEKYLASTGIADTAFFAPEAEFYIFDDVRYEVKQNSSFYSVDSEEGAWNTGRAEEGGNLANKTPFKGGYFPVSPVDKTADLRDDISLHLIESGLHLERAHHEVGTGGQQEINYRFDTMVHAADDILKFKYIVKNVANEWGKVATFMPKPLFGDNGSGMHTHQSLWLDGKPLFYDEKGYAQLSDLARWYIGGILAHAPALLAFTNPTLNSYKRLVKGYEAPVNLVYSAGNRSAAIRIPITGSNPKAKRIEFRAPDASGNPYLAFAAQLMAGLDGIQNRIEPHEPVDKDLYELPPEEAKNIPQVPNSLLDSLEALRADHEFLLKGGVFTPELIETWIEYKIENEIQPLNARPHPFEYELYFGV
- a CDS encoding peptidase M23; the encoded protein is MPTRTTATARRRTTRRSPAARRRRPRRHARRRGRGWPVAAAIAVPVIRFAAVLVGAALLAGSFRMSWADDFALAPDDGAPVPPPIIEPAVAGYRFEQLTNACTILAAGRDLGFDARDQTIAVMTAMGESSLRNIDYGDWETSGVINPDGSRTTSIGLFQQQDSWGTREARLDPYTAATVFYRAMAARVPDRAAVEPTLVAHPTQVNADPNHYARYWDRAVRVVAAVTGSPLEGDRVDGIPHCPGP
- a CDS encoding bifunctional [glutamine synthetase] adenylyltransferase/[glutamine synthetase]-adenylyl-L-tyrosine phosphorylase; translated protein: MSASDRPASLTPLARLGFSRLTDAEELLHELSTLLETTRDVLLDGAAHAADPDEALNALARIARRDAASVQRARERPAAWRALWALLGASTGFGEFFFRHPAEVDQLADAGERLPTPEELRSELLASIDAVDGFAAEGGEGAWVALRVRYRRMLARIAAYDLLSPAPVDEVASVSARLADAAGAALEASLAVARTRVSGGAVGAGLFPRDQVARAKLAIIGMGKTGARELNYVSDVDVIFVGGGDDEAIEELGESRIVDIATRLAVQTMRGISGVEIEPPLWEVDANLRPEGKQGALVRTLDSHLAYYDRWAKSWEFQALLKARPIAGDESLAQAYIEAVQPKVWTSAARENFVDSVQRMRERVTEHIPPADVPYQLKLGPGGIRDIEFTVQLLQLVHGLSDDRIRQRGTLAALDALVAEGYIGRAEASAFSRDYRVLRLLEHRVQLRQLRRTHLMPSRPEELRVLARATGLADTGDGIWHLWESVKREVRDIHVRLFYRPLLSAVAALPADERVLSTAQAHDRLAAIGFADPAGALRHIAALTTGLSRKATIQRHLMPVMIRWFADGVDPDYGLLAFRRLSERLGDTHWFLRMLRDSSGAAESLSRVLSGSRYVGELIEWIPESAAWLDDPELLRPRSGAALQQEARAIQTRHDTTVDAMRSVRALRRREQLRIAMGAILGSVTIEEVADSLTTITDVTIQATLRAVRREVVPAEDAALDFSVIAMGRFGGAELGFGSDADVMYVYRPNGVDPQRAHELALKLVAALRTHSEDHRVPLELDADLRPEGRSGPLARSLEAYEEYYRRWALSWEAQALLRARGVAGSVKLIGDFMKLADRVRYPERVDLAATREIKRIKARVESERLPQGVDPSRHLKLGPGSLSDVEWLVQLLQLQHAHAVPEMRTTSTLGALRAAESAGLIPASAADRLAEAWRLASRLRSANTLLSGQTSDVLPVDRKKLDGIGRLLEYPPRSATQVEEDYLGTTRRARRVFEKLFYG
- a CDS encoding RDD family protein, producing the protein MTQSTQDYPGERLGLPREGTGSIGRLGRRVGALFLDYGAAYLISGFFGWDPLAILAIFAAVQIVFLPTLQGSPGHRIFGLRLVRLDGMWVGLWRPVIRTALLVLAIPAVIWDADQRGLHDKAAGTVLIRS